The segment CGCCTTGGCCGGACACATCGATGACCACGCCACTGGCAACCACCCCGAGAATGGCCAGAAACAGCACGTAGCGGGCGACGCCGGTGACCAGGATGCCGGTAAGTGCGGCCTTGGACACCACATCGATGTTCTCCACCCCCACCGTGCCTTTGTCCAGCAGGCGGTGCGCACCGGCGTAGGTGATGTAGCCGCCGACGGTGCCGCCGACGATGGTGGTGATTGCGGCGAAGTCGACGAAGTCCGGCCATACCGCCTGGCGCAGTGCCTCGCCCAGGGGCGGGTGGGTGGAGCAGGCGGCGAAGATGATCAGGCCGATCTTGAGCGTGCCGAGCACAATCATGATGCGGTCCATGGCCACCCCTGCGCGGTGCGACGAGAAAATGCCGATGGCCACCAGTGCGCTCAAGGCGCCACCCCATTTAGGGTCCAGGCCGATCAGGGCGTTCAGCCCAAGGCCGGCACCGGCGATGTTGCCCAGGCTGAACACCAGGCCACCGAAGATCACCAGCACGGCCAGTACATAACCCGAGCCTGGGATGGCGGTGTTGGCAAGGTCGGCGGCGCGCATGCGGGTGAGGGTGACGATGCGCCACACGTTCAGTTGCACGACGAAGTCGATCAGGATCGAGGCGAGGATACCGAAGGCGAACGCGGCGCCCAGGGTGGCGGTGAAGGTGGCGGTCTGGGTCAGGAAGCCCGGGCCGATGGCCGAGGTGGCCATCATGAAGATCGCGGCGATCAGGGATGAGCGCCGGGCCTTGCTGAACTCTAAAGCGGTCTGTGTCACGGCAGCATTCCTACAATGAGAGATAACTGCGCTGAGCAAGGGCCATGCCATGTTTCACAAAAACCGAGCAGAGTGAGGGTTTATAAGGCTTAGATTGTTGAACAATCTATAGCATATGAATGAGCACGATGCTCCAGATTGTTACACTTCAACTCACCCGTGCTACCTGATGGAGCACTCTGGGCCCCAGGTGCTTGCCTAGTACACGGCACTCGGGGAACATCCACGCGGTTACCTTCACTCTGGATCGCACATGAACGACACCGCAGCCTCCACCCCGCGTACCTTGGGCGAGTCCATCACCCAGGACATTCGCCGCATGCTGGTGGAGGGGGAGCTGGTACCGGGGCAGCGCCTGTCCGAGGCGGCCCTGGCCGAGACGCTGCAGATTTCCCGTAACACCCTGCGCGAAGCCTTCCGCGTGCTGACCCGCGAAGGGCTGCTCAAGCACGAGCCCAACCGCGGCGTTACCGTGGCCGAACCGGACATGGCCTCGATCATCGACATCTATCGGGTACGCCGTTTCATCGAGTGCAAGGCCATCGCCCAGGGCTTCCCGCTGCACCCGGGCACGCTGAATATGCGCCAGGCCGTGGACGCGGGCATGCAGGCCCGGGAGGCCAAGGATTGGGTGGGGGTGGGCACCGCCAACATGCTGTTCCACCGCGCCATCGTCGAGCTGGCCGACAGCCCGCGGCTGCTGGTGTTCTATGGGCAGATTTCGGCTGAGTTGCGCCTGGCCTTCGGCGTGCTCAACGACCCCGAGTTTTTGCACCTGCCTTATCTGGACATGAACGCGGCGATCTTGCGTTGCGTTGAAGAGGGGCGTTCGGAGGATGCGACGCGCATGCTGGAGGGGTATCTGGTGCAGTCGGAGCGGATTGTGCTGGCGGCGTATGAGCGGCGGGTGAAACGCTGAAGGTTGCTGGCCTGTACCGGCCTCATCGCCGGCAAGCCGGCTCCTACAGGTACAGCGCAGCCCTGAAGGTCATGCGATCCCTGTAGGAGCCGGCTTGCCGGCGATGAGGCCGGTGCAGGCAGCACAACGCTGTGGCTCGCGCAGCAAACGGCACGGCACCCTTCACTGCAACGTAGGCGGCACCAGCGCCAACGGCAGCCCCGCCAGCGCTTGCTCTATATGGGTAATCAATGTCGCCAACTGGTCAGCTTTGTCCTGTTGCCCCTGAGCATCCAGGGTTGCCAGTTGCTGGCGCAGGTTGAGCAGGTGTTTTTGCAAGGCGAGGGCAGAGGTCTGGAACTGTTCCATGTCGGTCTCTTACTGGTGGGCATCCGTGCCGTTGTAGGAAAGCAGGCAAGTTATCAGCTCAATCCTCACCTAAATACTGATTATTCATACATGTTCGGCGAAATAATCATTGAGTCCTACGCCATTTTCAGACCGTTCCTACGTGCCAAGCTGATTTAGCAGTCCCCGAGTCAGCCTGTACCAAGGCTGCAGCCCTTACCAACAAAAGGCTGCAGCCCGATACGCGATGGTTGCCGCATGTAGGAAGGCTTTAGTCCTTCAGACATTTGTTGTTGCAAATAGCCTAGAGGTGATCGGCATCCACCACCGCCTTGACGAACGCCTCGGGCGCTTCCTGGGGCAGGTTGTGGCCAATGCCACCGGTGATCAGGCGGTAGTCGTACTTGCCGGTAAAGCGCTTGGCATAGGCTTCGGCGGGCGGATGCGGTGCGCCATTGGCATCGCCTTCCAGGGTAATGGTAGGCACGCCGATGGTGGGGAAGGTGGCCAGTTTCGTCTCCAACGGGTCGTAGCGGGTCTCGCCCTGGGCCAGGCCAAGGCGCCAGCGATAGTTGTGCACGGTGATGGCCACCTGGTCGGGGTTGTCCAGGGCCTTGGCGCTGCGCTCGAAGGTGGCGTCGTCGAATGCCCACTTGGGCGATGCGGTTTGCCAGATCAGCCGCGCGAAGGCATGGCGGTTGCTTTCGTACCCAGCCTGGCCGCGCGGGGTGGCGAAGTAGTACTGGTACCACCATTGCAGCTCGGCGCTGGGCGGTAGCGGGGCCTTGGCGGCCTCCTGGCTGCTGATCAGGTAGCCGCTGACTGACACCAGCGCCTTGACCCGCTCGGGCCACAGCGCCGAGACGATGTCGGCGGTGCGTGCGCCCCAATCGAAGCCGCCCAGTACTGCCTGCTTGATGTGCAGGGCATCCATGAAGGCGATCACGTCACTGGCCAGTGCGGCAGGCTGGGCGTTGCGCGGGGTGCTGGCGGAAAGAAAACGGGTATCGCCGTAGCCGCGGGCATAGGGCACCAGCACCCGGTAACCCTGGGCGGCCAGCTGTGGCGCCACCTGCTCATAGCTGTGGATGTCGTAAGGCCAGCCATGCAGCAGGATGACGACCGGGCCATTGGCCGGCCCCAGCTGCGCATAAGCGACATCCAGCACGCCGGCATTCACGTGCTTGAGTGGCCCGAACGCGCTAACAGTTGCAGCAGGGGCGTCGGGCTGATGGGTTTGCGAGGCTTCGGCGGCCATCGCGGCCAACGGCAGCAGGGTGCAGGCGAACAGGGTGGTCAGGCGGGCGGTGGCGAACATGGTGCATCTCCTTGGCGGGGCCATCGGTGCGGGTTGATGGCCTTATTCAAGAAGATGGCTGTATCGGCTGTGTGTCCTGGCAGCGGTTATGTGGCATTGCTGTGTATCACCGCACATTCCGTACACACTTTGTTACTTGGCGGCCCGATGTGCGTCAATGGCCGCAGCTCTGGTAGCATCGGCGCTTTTTGCGGCCAGGGAGAGGCCTGTGAAATACGTTGTCATTGAGCCGCACCGCAGTGAATACCCGCAACCCATCACCTTTGCCATGGGCACCGTGCTGGATATCGGCCAGCGCTACGAGGGCGAGGAGCACTGGCAGGACTGGTACCTGTGCAGTTGCCCCGGGCAGGCGCCTGGCTGGGTGCCGGCGCAGGTCATCGAGGGACTTGGGGTGGGCCGGGGCAGGGCGCGGGAAGCTTACTGCGCCCATGAGCTGGATATCGACCCGGGGCAGCAGGTCGAAGGGTTGCGGCCGTTGAACGGCTGGCTGTGGTGCCGGCGCCTGCGCAACGGCGAGCTGGGCTGGTTGCCGCAGTCAAAGCTGCGTCTGGTGGGTTGAGGCCAGTACTTCGTTGCTGTGCAGAATACGTGCGTAGTCCATGGCCAGGTTGCTCAGCGACAGGCTGTGCACCGTTTCGGCCGGCCACATGCGCCCCTGGCGGTCCTGCAGGTCGAAGGTGTAGCAGGCGTCGGCCACTACCACCGTGTCGAAACCAAGATTGCCTGCGCTGCGCGCAGTCGATTCCACCGAGTTGTTGGTGATCACCCCGACGATCACCAGTTCGCCGATACCCCGCACATGCAGCCAGCGCTCCAGGCCCGACTGGCAGAACGCATCGGGCACATGCTTTTCGAACACCGCTTCGCTGCCCAGCGGCGTGAATGTCGGCTGGAACTCGCAGCCGGCCTGGCCGGGCCAGAACACCGAGCTCGGGTCGCGCGAGATGTGCCGTACATGCACCACCGGGCGGCTGCTCAGGCGCCAGGCGGCCAGCAGTTCACCCATGCGCAGCTCAGCTTCGGGATTGTTGCGCGGGCCTAGGCGCGGGTGGTTGATACCGGCCTGCATGTCGATGATCAGCAGGGCGGCGTTGGCGGCGAACTGGGTCATGGGAATTGGCTCCGGGTCCTTGGGGGACTCATTTGATTCGAATGGTTGCCCTAAGGCCAGCCGCTCATGCGGCTTCGGGCGTTTTTGCCTTGCTAGCGGGGCGGCTGATAGGCATCTGATATGCTTTTTTTGCTCGAAGCTGAATCTGTAACCGTATCAGCCTGGCGCCGATAATGATGCCAGGCCCAGCCATGCGAAGCGGCGTGCTGGGCAAGCTGCGCCGCTTGCGGCCAGCCTTCGCCGTTCAGCCATCACACTGTAGAGGTTCCGATGGGCAAGCTTGCGCTGTTTCTGGGTGGTTTTCTGTTCCTGACAATTCTGATCGGCCTGCTGGGGACCATCCCGCCGAGCTGAAGCGCAAATTCTTTAGCCGCCGGTGCAGGAGCAACTGTCTTGTGCTGGCTGTGCCGGCCTCATCGCCGGCAAGCCGGCACCTACAGGTGCAGCGCAGATTTGAAAGCTGTGCGATCTCTGTAGGAGCGGCTTCAGCCGCGAACACCGGCGCAGCCGGTGCCATCCTCCGCGTGACTGACAAGTCACTTCGCGGCGCCGTGGGTGGATCATTTCCTGCAAATTGACCTCCAGCCCCCGCCATACTGGCCTCTGGCCTGCTTTCACTACCGCTGGACAGGCGGTAGCTGCAAGTCATTCTCAAGCCCAAGGTGCTCGTGTAATCTCCGGCCCCCGTCAACGGGCCCGCAAACATGGGCCGTACCCTGCCTTGGAGTCGATCAACACTATGGAATGCAAGAAAGGCACTGCAGCGATGCTGGAGTGGCGCAGTCGTTTTCTCGGAGAAGGCATCCTGCAGGAAGAAGACTACGACCAGGCGTTGCGACGTGCCGAAGAGCTGGAGCATTCCGGAGTCATCAGCACCAGTGAGTGGGTCGAGTTGGTCAGGCTGGCCAACGCCGCGTTGTTGCGCCTGTAAAAATTCCTGCAAGCCTTGAAGAAACTGTCCACAAAAAACGTGGGTAGGTCTGTGGATAAAACGCTACAGGCCAGTATTGATAGGGCTCCTGTCAAATTGAGTAGAAATTGAGCAGCCTTGCCCAAGGCTGCCATCACTCCCTCGGCCTGCCTTCGCGCAGGGCCTGCAGCAGCTCACGCACCCGCGCGGGCACATCCCCTGCGGGGTACACCGCGTGCATCTGCGGGTCCTGTCCGGTACTCGACGTCAGGCGGTAATCGGGGCACACCCGCAGCAATCGCCCGGCCTTTACCTCAGGCTCTGCCAGCCAGTCGGCCAGGCGGGCGATACCGGCCCCGGCCAGGGTACCTTGCAGCACTGCGACCCCCGAACCCAGGCGCAGCCGTGGCTGCGGCCGCAGGCTAGTGATGCGCCCTTCACGGCAGAAGTGCCAGGCCTTGAGGATACGCGGCGCGGTGTGCAGGATCAGCGCATGTTCATGCAATGCCTCGATGCCTTGCGGCGTGCCTTCGCGGGCCAGGTATTCGGGGCTCGCGTACAGGTGTCGGCGATAGGCCCACAGCGGGTAGCCGATCAGTTCGCTGGACTGGGCGAAAGCGCCGCGGATGACGAAGTCGAGCCGGCCTTGCAGCGGGTCGAGGGCTTGATCGCTGTACTGCACATCCAGGGTGATCTGCCGGTGGCGCCGGGAGAATTCGGCCAGTACCTGCGGCAGCACGCGGCTGGCCAGCACCTCGGGGGCCGCCAGGCGTATCCAGCCTTGGGCGTTGCCGGTCAGGGCTGCCAGTTCGTCGGCGGCATCGCGTTGCACATCCAGCAAGCGTTCGGCGTGGGGCAGCAGCCGCTCGCCGGCTTCGGTCAGGGTCACGGCGTTGGCGTTACGGTTGAACAGCCTGGCCCCGCTGTTGTCTTCCAGCGCCTGTACTGCGCGGGTCACGGCGCTGGGGGAGCGGCCCAGGGCGCGGGCGGCGGTGACGAAGCTGCGCGTGTGCGCAACGCTGACGAAGGCGTGTATCTCGCGCAACATGTCCAGGGCCATGGCGGTTCCTCATTGCAGTTTTCGCAACGTGGCATTTCAACATAAATGCCGCGCTTTGATTAGTCTGGCCGCCTGTTCACTGCTGCCCGGACCCGACCATGATGGATATCGCCCTGCTTTCGCTGTTCGCTTTTGCCGCCGGCCTGATCGACGCCGCTGTTGGCGGCGGCGGGCTGATCCAGATCCCGGCGCTGTTCAACGTGCTGCCCACGGCGCAGCCGGCAGCGCTGCTGGGCAGCAACAAATTGGCTTCGGTATGCGGCACAAGCTTTGCGGCGCGCTCGTTCATCCGCAAGGTCAAGCTGGATTGG is part of the Pseudomonas fakonensis genome and harbors:
- a CDS encoding alpha/beta fold hydrolase; protein product: MFATARLTTLFACTLLPLAAMAAEASQTHQPDAPAATVSAFGPLKHVNAGVLDVAYAQLGPANGPVVILLHGWPYDIHSYEQVAPQLAAQGYRVLVPYARGYGDTRFLSASTPRNAQPAALASDVIAFMDALHIKQAVLGGFDWGARTADIVSALWPERVKALVSVSGYLISSQEAAKAPLPPSAELQWWYQYYFATPRGQAGYESNRHAFARLIWQTASPKWAFDDATFERSAKALDNPDQVAITVHNYRWRLGLAQGETRYDPLETKLATFPTIGVPTITLEGDANGAPHPPAEAYAKRFTGKYDYRLITGGIGHNLPQEAPEAFVKAVVDADHL
- a CDS encoding LysR family transcriptional regulator, encoding MALDMLREIHAFVSVAHTRSFVTAARALGRSPSAVTRAVQALEDNSGARLFNRNANAVTLTEAGERLLPHAERLLDVQRDAADELAALTGNAQGWIRLAAPEVLASRVLPQVLAEFSRRHRQITLDVQYSDQALDPLQGRLDFVIRGAFAQSSELIGYPLWAYRRHLYASPEYLAREGTPQGIEALHEHALILHTAPRILKAWHFCREGRITSLRPQPRLRLGSGVAVLQGTLAGAGIARLADWLAEPEVKAGRLLRVCPDYRLTSSTGQDPQMHAVYPAGDVPARVRELLQALREGRPRE
- a CDS encoding GntR family transcriptional regulator, with translation MNDTAASTPRTLGESITQDIRRMLVEGELVPGQRLSEAALAETLQISRNTLREAFRVLTREGLLKHEPNRGVTVAEPDMASIIDIYRVRRFIECKAIAQGFPLHPGTLNMRQAVDAGMQAREAKDWVGVGTANMLFHRAIVELADSPRLLVFYGQISAELRLAFGVLNDPEFLHLPYLDMNAAILRCVEEGRSEDATRMLEGYLVQSERIVLAAYERRVKR
- a CDS encoding cysteine hydrolase family protein — translated: MTQFAANAALLIIDMQAGINHPRLGPRNNPEAELRMGELLAAWRLSSRPVVHVRHISRDPSSVFWPGQAGCEFQPTFTPLGSEAVFEKHVPDAFCQSGLERWLHVRGIGELVIVGVITNNSVESTARSAGNLGFDTVVVADACYTFDLQDRQGRMWPAETVHSLSLSNLAMDYARILHSNEVLASTHQTQL
- a CDS encoding SH3 domain-containing protein, which codes for MKYVVIEPHRSEYPQPITFAMGTVLDIGQRYEGEEHWQDWYLCSCPGQAPGWVPAQVIEGLGVGRGRAREAYCAHELDIDPGQQVEGLRPLNGWLWCRRLRNGELGWLPQSKLRLVG
- a CDS encoding NRAMP family divalent metal transporter gives rise to the protein MTQTALEFSKARRSSLIAAIFMMATSAIGPGFLTQTATFTATLGAAFAFGILASILIDFVVQLNVWRIVTLTRMRAADLANTAIPGSGYVLAVLVIFGGLVFSLGNIAGAGLGLNALIGLDPKWGGALSALVAIGIFSSHRAGVAMDRIMIVLGTLKIGLIIFAACSTHPPLGEALRQAVWPDFVDFAAITTIVGGTVGGYITYAGAHRLLDKGTVGVENIDVVSKAALTGILVTGVARYVLFLAILGVVASGVVIDVSGQGANPAAQAFGAAAGEAGLMVFGLVLWAAGISSVIGASYTSMSFITVFSSRITERTRHLATVGFILVALAVYLTAGKPPAALLVFAGGFNGLILPLGLSIFMYVGWRRSDLMDGYHYPRWLLVLGVLTCALSWYMAYKSAGAIFAFINAA